The proteins below come from a single Desulfitobacterium metallireducens DSM 15288 genomic window:
- a CDS encoding pyruvate synthase yields MNKVLITGSEAAALGAKLAKIEVLGYYPITPAFPAMERLSKYIEDEELHCKFIRVESDHSALAAVLGASLAGARSYTVTNSQGLLLMTEVAYHAAGLRQPIVMGVANRALSAPHSRFPEHGDAVSQAASGWIQLFCENNQDVLDNTIQAFRIAEQLRNPVMVNYEGYIQSHTLEEVFVPNPEKVTAYIPLNRQPALDINNPRGVNTVTSPEFYSDYKYRQNDAMLQALTLIPSVAQEYNQEFGAKSSGLVEGYRIEDAEHALVCMGSIVSTARLYVDEMRKLGKKMGLVKVKTWRPFPTTAILELLQKVQYVTVLDKNIVFGVGGALATDIKAAAYGQGNKVINGVILGLGGGKCGVNEIQEAVEHTESSDAEKNRSEWIGL; encoded by the coding sequence ATGAATAAAGTACTCATCACGGGAAGTGAAGCTGCAGCCCTTGGAGCCAAGCTTGCTAAAATAGAAGTCTTGGGTTATTACCCGATCACCCCTGCTTTTCCAGCCATGGAAAGGCTGAGCAAATACATTGAAGATGAAGAACTCCATTGTAAATTTATCAGGGTAGAATCTGATCATAGTGCACTGGCTGCTGTTCTGGGTGCATCTTTGGCTGGTGCTCGCAGTTATACAGTAACAAATTCTCAAGGATTGCTGCTTATGACTGAGGTCGCCTATCATGCAGCAGGCCTGCGCCAACCCATCGTTATGGGTGTGGCTAATAGGGCTTTATCTGCACCTCATAGCCGTTTCCCTGAGCACGGCGATGCTGTTTCGCAGGCAGCGAGCGGTTGGATTCAACTGTTTTGTGAAAACAATCAGGATGTTTTAGATAATACAATCCAAGCCTTCAGAATCGCTGAGCAACTCAGAAATCCAGTTATGGTCAATTACGAGGGATATATCCAGTCTCATACATTAGAGGAGGTATTTGTACCTAACCCTGAAAAAGTAACCGCATATATTCCTTTGAATCGTCAACCTGCTCTTGACATCAATAATCCCCGAGGAGTTAATACCGTGACTAGCCCAGAATTCTATTCAGATTATAAATATAGACAAAACGATGCGATGCTCCAAGCTTTGACTCTAATCCCCAGTGTCGCTCAGGAATACAATCAAGAATTTGGAGCTAAATCGAGTGGCCTCGTTGAAGGTTACCGGATAGAAGATGCTGAACATGCCCTTGTTTGCATGGGGTCAATTGTCAGTACTGCAAGACTTTATGTCGATGAAATGCGAAAACTTGGAAAGAAAATGGGTTTAGTTAAAGTCAAGACGTGGAGACCGTTCCCAACCACAGCCATTCTCGAGCTTCTACAAAAGGTCCAATATGTCACAGTTCTTGACAAAAATATTGTCTTCGGTGTTGGCGGCGCTCTGGCAACAGATATAAAAGCTGCAGCCTATGGCCAAGGTAACAAAGTGATTAACGGCGTTATCCTCGGACTCGGAGGCGGCAAATGTGGTGTTAATGAAATCCAAGAGGCCGTTGAGCATACAGAAAGCAGTGATGCCGAAAAAAATAGATCCGAATGGATCGGACTGTAA
- the trmB gene encoding tRNA (guanosine(46)-N7)-methyltransferase TrmB, with translation MRLRKKPWAKPELEKDNKVIFNPSEFQGKWNECFNNDFPIHLELGCGRGSFIAQLAKLNPKINYIAIDIHPELLVYVLRKANENKLTHLRIIPMYIENIGDIFAPDEIEKIYINFCNPWPNKRHHKRRLTHPNFLKMYYRFLKENGEVWLKTDDEILFADSLEYFQSQGFNEVFRTYNLHQSDFKGNIMTEYEEKFLEQGIQIKSAQFCKVDVH, from the coding sequence ATGAGACTTCGTAAAAAACCGTGGGCTAAGCCCGAACTAGAAAAAGATAATAAGGTCATCTTTAACCCGTCAGAGTTCCAAGGAAAGTGGAACGAATGCTTCAACAATGATTTCCCAATTCATCTTGAGTTGGGATGTGGTCGAGGTAGTTTCATTGCTCAACTGGCCAAGTTAAATCCGAAAATCAACTATATTGCAATCGATATTCATCCTGAATTATTAGTCTATGTCTTAAGAAAAGCAAATGAGAACAAACTGACTCATTTAAGAATAATCCCCATGTATATCGAAAATATCGGGGATATATTTGCACCTGATGAGATAGAAAAGATCTACATCAACTTTTGCAATCCTTGGCCTAACAAAAGGCATCATAAACGAAGATTAACGCATCCAAACTTTTTAAAAATGTATTACCGTTTTCTCAAAGAAAACGGTGAAGTATGGCTTAAAACAGACGATGAAATCCTTTTTGCAGATAGTCTTGAGTACTTTCAAAGCCAAGGCTTTAATGAAGTATTTAGAACTTACAATTTACATCAAAGCGACTTTAAAGGAAATATTATGACAGAATATGAAGAAAAATTTTTGGAACAGGGTATTCAAATAAAATCCGCGCAATTTTGTAAAGTAGATGTCCACTGA
- a CDS encoding O-acetylhomoserine aminocarboxypropyltransferase/cysteine synthase family protein, which translates to MKIETKCLHEGYHPKNGEPLALPIYQSTTYNYDSTEHVGKLFDLTTDGHMYSRISNPTVGAVEDKIAALEGGIGALCTTSGQAASLISMLNIMKAGDHFIAASKIYGGSFNLFSVTFKRFGIECTFVDQDASEEEIQKEFRPNTKAVFGETLANPALSVLDIEKFARIAHNNQVPLIVDNTFATPILCRPIEFGADIVIHSTTKYMDGHAIQVGGVIVDSGNFNWANGKFPEFTEPDDSYHGVIYTENFGKAAYITKARVQLMRDLGVYPSANAAFLLNLGLESLSVRMERHCQNAKRVAEFLNQSDKVEGVNYPALEGDYYHQLSQKYLPLGTSGVISFTIKGTKETAVQFIDSLTLASNVVHVADVRTLVLHPASSTHRQLTESQLVDAGISPGLIRLSVGLENIEDILEDLQQAFDNI; encoded by the coding sequence ATGAAAATTGAAACGAAATGTTTACATGAAGGCTATCATCCTAAAAATGGAGAGCCACTTGCCTTACCGATTTATCAAAGTACAACTTATAACTACGATTCAACAGAACACGTCGGAAAGCTCTTTGATCTAACCACAGATGGCCATATGTATTCACGTATATCGAATCCTACAGTCGGTGCGGTTGAGGATAAAATTGCCGCCCTTGAAGGAGGGATTGGCGCACTGTGTACGACCTCAGGTCAAGCAGCTTCTTTAATCAGCATGCTGAATATCATGAAAGCCGGAGATCATTTTATCGCTGCTTCGAAAATATATGGAGGCTCGTTCAACCTTTTTTCCGTAACTTTCAAACGTTTTGGCATTGAGTGCACCTTTGTGGATCAGGACGCTTCTGAAGAAGAAATTCAAAAAGAATTCAGACCCAATACCAAAGCTGTCTTTGGGGAAACGCTTGCTAATCCAGCGCTTTCGGTTTTGGATATTGAAAAATTTGCCCGCATAGCCCATAACAATCAGGTACCACTAATCGTAGACAATACTTTTGCCACGCCGATTCTCTGTCGTCCCATTGAGTTTGGAGCGGATATTGTCATCCACTCTACCACCAAATATATGGACGGACATGCCATTCAAGTCGGTGGCGTTATCGTCGATAGTGGTAATTTTAATTGGGCAAATGGTAAATTCCCTGAATTCACCGAGCCAGATGACTCTTATCATGGCGTAATTTACACCGAAAACTTTGGCAAGGCAGCCTACATTACCAAAGCTAGAGTACAACTCATGCGTGACCTAGGCGTATATCCCTCTGCCAATGCCGCTTTCCTCTTGAATTTAGGACTCGAATCTCTCTCAGTCCGGATGGAAAGACATTGTCAAAACGCTAAACGTGTCGCAGAGTTTTTAAATCAATCGGATAAAGTAGAAGGGGTCAACTATCCCGCTTTAGAAGGAGATTATTATCATCAACTCAGCCAAAAGTATTTACCGTTAGGCACAAGTGGTGTGATTTCATTTACGATTAAAGGCACAAAAGAAACAGCGGTTCAATTTATAGATAGTTTAACGCTCGCATCTAATGTTGTCCATGTTGCTGATGTTCGTACACTTGTACTCCACCCAGCCAGTTCAACCCATCGCCAACTCACAGAAAGTCAACTCGTCGATGCTGGAATTAGCCCCGGATTAATTAGGCTCTCCGTTGGCTTGGAAAATATTGAGGATATCCTCGAGGATCTACAACAAGCATTCGATAACATCTAA